Below is a genomic region from Sphingopyxis terrae subsp. terrae NBRC 15098.
GACATGGAATTATGTCGCGGTCGAGATGGAAGGCGTGCCGCGCAAGCTCGGCGATGCCGAACTGGTCGCGCAGCTCGACACGCTGTCGATGCTGCACGAGGCACGCGTTGGCGAAAATCCGCCGTGGACGCGCGCCAAGTTGGACGCCAGCTATTTCGCGCGGTTGACCAGCGCAATCACCGGCTTCGAGATGCGGATCAGCGCATGGCGGCCGACGGTGAAACTGTCGCAGAACAAGGTTGCCGCCGAGCGCGAGCGCGTGGCAGCGGGAATCGAGCGGACGGGCCACGGCGCCTTGGCGCATTTGATGCGCCAGCTCGCAGGCGATAAGGCGGGGGCATGAGCAACGAACAGGACCGGCTGGCCAAGAAGCGCTTTTTCGCGCTGTCGGCGATGCGAATCGTCGGCGCGCTTTTCATCATGGCGGGCTTCGTGCTCATACGGGGCGGCTGGGCAATCGCCGGTCAGCCCACCGATCGCTGGATCGGTGTGATCGTTGTCCTGACCGGCGTGTTCGATTTCGCAATCATGCCGCGCATCCTGGCGCGCCGCTGGCGGACACCGCCCGCGCCATGAAACGCTTCTGGAAGAATGCCGCGACCGTCCCCCAGGACGGCGGCCGAGGCATCGCGCTCGACGGGCGCCCGGTGCGCACCCCCGCGCGCGCGCCGCTGGTGGTGCCGAGCGAGAGGCTCGCCGAAGCGATCGCCGCCGAATGGAATGCGCAGGGCAGCGACATCGACCCGGCGGCGATGCCGATGACCGGTATCGCCAACGCCGCGATCGATCTGGCGACGGGCGACCGCGCGGCCTTTGCCGAGACTATCGCCGCCTATGCCCAGACGGATCTACTCTGCTACCGCGACGACCGCGATGCCGCGCTGCAAGGCGAACAGGCTTCGGCGTGGAATCCGCTGCTCGCCTGGGCGGAGGCGCGGCACGGCATCGAATTCGCGCTGGCACAAGGCGTGCTGCCGATCGACCAGCCCGCCGCGACGGTCGCGGCGCTGCGCGAGGCGGTGCACGCGCTCGATCCCTTTCGCCTCGCGCCGCTGTCGCCTCTCGTCACCATCGGCGGGTCGCTCGTCGCCGGGCTCGCGCTCGTCGAGGATGCCTTCGCCGCCGACATGCTGTGGGAGGCGGTCAGCCTCGACGAACTGTATCAGGAACGCCGCTGGGGCGCCGACAGTGAAGCGCAAAAGGCGCGCGACCGCCGCGCCGCCGACTGGGGCAACGCGGCGCGGTTCTTGCGCTTACTCTGACGAATCCGATGCTCTGACGCCTCCGCTCAATCGGCGAAGTCGGGCTTGCGCTTCTGCATATGGGCCATCACCGCCTCCATCTGATTGGGGGTGCGGATGACCTTTATCTGTTCGTCGCTTTCGGCCTGCAGGATTTCGGCATCGCTCGCGTCGGCGAGCATGTTGCACAGCCGCTTGGCGCCGCGGATCGCATGTGGATTCTTGCCCGCGATCACCCCCGCAAGTTCCATCGCCTTGGCGAGCGGTTCTTCGGCGACATGCGTCGCAAAGCCCAGCGCCTTTGCCTCGACGCCGTTGAATTCGCGGTTGGTGTAGATCATCTCGCGCAGCACGTCGTCGGCGACCTGGGTGCGCCACAGCGCCATGCCGGCGACATCGGGGACAAGGCCCCAGCGCATTTCCATGATCGCGATCCGCGTATCGGGATGAACGATGCGGATATCGGCTGCGGCCATGATCTGGCTGCCCGCGCCAAAGGCGACGCCGTGCACCGCCGCGATCACCGGCACCGGCAGTTCGCGCCAGCCCCAGGCGGCATATTGCGCGTTGTTGGCAAGGCCGCGCGTCCGTTCGGCGAGCCCGCCGCCGGCGCTGGTCGCGCCCGGATCGCGCTCGCCGCCGAGGCTGGAGAGATCGAGCCCGGCGCAAAAGGCGCGCCCCTCGCCCGACAGGACGACGACGCGCAGCCCCGCGGTCGCCTTGAGCTGGTCGACCGCCGCTGCAAGCGCCTCCCACATCGCGCCGTCGAGCGCGTTCATCTTGTCGGTGCGGATCAGGCGGACGTCGGCGATGCCGTCGTCGAGCATGGTGATCGAAATACGGTCCTGCATGGAGAATCCTCTCAGGCTTTCAAAAGCGCCGCTTCGACGAGCGGCAGTTGGTCGTTGCCGAAATACATATCATCGCCGTCGACGAACATCGACGGCGAACCATAGCCGCCGCGCGCGATCACCTCGTCGGTATTGGCGCGCAGCCGCGCCTTGACCGAATCGCTCGCCGCCGCGTCGCGGATCGCCGCGCCGTCGAGGCCCGCGCGCGTTGCTGCCGCTTCGAGCACCGCGGGGTCGTCGAGATTGTCCTGCGCGCCGAAATAGGATTCGAACGCCGCCCGGGCGAAGGCGATCAGCGCCGGCTGATCGGGCTCGAGCGCGGTGGCGAAGCGCATCGCCGCGACGCTCTTTGCCGGATGCCAGCGGGAGGGGAAATTCATCTCCACCCCCGCAAGCCGCGCCCAGTCCCCCAGCACCTTCCAGCTATGTTGCAGCTTGCGATTGCCGCTCTGTTCGCGCGCCGCGTAGACCGATTGGTTCACAGCGTTGAACACCCCGCCGACCAGGATCGGCCGAAAGGTCGCGCTGGCGCCGGTGCGCGCGATCAGCGGCTGGACGTTGGTGAACGCCAGATAAGTCCAGGGCGACGATAGGTCGAAAAAGAATTCCAGCTGGCGCGGCATGATCGGTCCTTCGGAAATGGAGGGGCGCGTCAGGCCTGCAGGTCGGCCTGTTCGATCGCGCGGTGGAAGCGGCGCGCCGCAGCGGGATCGAGCCGGTCCTCGAACAAGGTCAGATGCCGTTCGACCGTCCAGCGCGCGCTATCGAGGTCGCCGACCGCCGCCGGGTCCATCTCGCGCTGATATTCGAGGCCGAAGCGCAGGATCACCAGCGCATTGGTGCAAAGATCGCCGAGCCGCGCGCGCGACCAGTCGAGGTAGCCGCGATCGATCATCGCGCCGAGATAGAGCATCAGCTGGCCGTGCACGCGTTCGTACCAGCCGTCGATGTGGTCGAGAATGATCGGACTCGATTCGCCATAATCGGCGCGGTCGCGATAGAGAAACCGGAAGGTATGGAGTTCGCGCTGCATGCAGGCGAGCAGTGCGACATATTCTTCGATCAGATCGCCGTCGTCGGACGGCTGCAGTTGTAGCCGCTCTTCGATCGCCTCGGCGAAATCGGCGCTGATCGCGTCGAGGAGTGCGCGCTTGCTGCGGAAATGATACCAGAGATTGCCCTCGGCGATGCCGACATCGGCGGCGATAGCCGCGGTGGATACGCTGCCGAAGCGCTGTTCGTTGAACAGGCGCAGCGCGGCAGCGAGAATGCGGTCGCGCGTCTTGACGCGGGGTGCGCTCACGCCTTCTTTTCCCAATATTGGTCGCGCAGCAGCCGCTTGTAGAGTTTGCCCGTATCGTGGCGCGGCAGCGCCTCCATGAAATCGATCCGGCGCGGCACCTTCACGCCCGACAGTTTCTGGCGCGCATAGGCGCCGAGCTCGTCGCGGAATTCATCGGTCGCGTCGGCCATGTCGGCGGGCTGAATCACCGCGATCACCTCCTCGCCCATTTCCTCGTGCGGGCCGCCGACGACCGCGACATCGGCAACCCTAGGATGGGTGACGAGATGGTTTTCGATCTCCTGCGGATAGATGTTCACCCCGCCCGAAATGATCATGAAGCTCTTGCGGTCGGTGAGATAAAGGAAGCCGTCGGCATCGAGCTTGCCGACGTCGCCGAGTGTCGACCAGCCCTTCGAATTGCGGCTCGACGCGGTCTTTTCGGGGTCGTCGTGATATTCGAAGACATTGTCGCTTTCGAAAAAGACCGCGCCCTCCTCGCCGACCGGCACTTCGGTTTCATTATCCTCGCCGACGATGTGGACGGTCCCCAGGATCGCGCGGCCGACGGTGCCCTTGTGCGCCAGCCAGTCCTGGCTGGTCGCAAAGGTCATGCCATTGCCCTCCGACCCCGCATAATATTCGAGCAGCACCGGCCCCCACCAGTCGATCATTGCCTGCTTGACCGGAACCGGGCACGGCGCCGCTGCGTGGATCGCGCTCTTCATCGACGACACATCATATTGCGCGCGCACCTCCGCGGGCAATTTGAGCATGCGGACGAAATGGGTGGGCACGAACTGCGCCGCATTGCAGTGATAATGCTGGATCGCCGCCAGCGCGGCTTCGGGGTCGAATTTCTTCATCAGCACGACGGTGCCGCCAAGCCGGTGGATCGTCATCGACCAGCGGAGCGGCGCCGCGTGATAGAGCGGCGCGGGCGAAAGATAGATGCTGTCGGCGTTGATGCCGAACGCCGCCGAAGCGAGCATCACCAGACTGTTCGGCGCGTCGATCTCCTCCTCTTCGGGGAGCGGCACCTTGACCCCCTTGGGCCGGCCGGTCGTCCCCGACGAATAGAGCATGTCGACCCCGGCGCGTTCGTCGGCGATACGCGTCGCGGGCATCGCGGCCAGCGCGTCCTCGATTCGGGGCCATCCGTCAATCGCGCCACCCATCGAATAGCGTTCGATCCGAGTTTCGAGCTGGAGTGCCGCGGATGCGAGGCTGGCCGAGACGACGAGCATCTTCGCGCCCGAATTTTCAAGGATATAGTCGGTCTCGTCCTGCGTCAGCCGCGACGAAATGCAGACATAGCGCAGCCCCGCGCGCTGTGCCCCCCAGGTCAGCCCATAATAATGCGGCGTGTTTTCCAGCATGAAAGCAACGACATCGTCATGCTTCAGCCCGTGGCTGCGAAACAGCTGCGCGGCGCGGTTCGACGCTGCGTCGAGTTCGGCATAGCTGATCGTCTCACCGGTTTCGGCGACGATTACTGCGGGTTTGTCGGGCGAGCTGGCAGCATGAACAGACGGGTGCATCGGGCATCTTCTCCAAGAGACTTTTGGTTTCTTTATGTCCCGCGATCAGTAGCAAGCTGAAACTTTCGGTCAAGCCGCCGTAGGGTGAAGACCCTAGGATATGCCGATGTCAAAATGGGCGCAGTTTCGCTACGGCCGAAGCGCCCGCCGATCCCGGCAAAAGTCCGGGATAAGCCCGGTATAAGTCTGTGGATCAGTTGTTGAGGCTGCGCCGGATCGCGGCGATTTCGGCGTCGAGTTCGCTGTCGGTCACGCGCAACGCCTCGACCGTGCGGACCGCGTGGATCACCGTCGAATGGTCGCGCCCGCCAAAGCGGCGGCCGATCTCGGGATAGGAGCGCGGCGTCAGTTCCTTGGCGAGATACATCGCGACCTGGCGCGGGCGCGCAACCGCGCGGACGCGGCGTTTCGACGCCATTTCGGCCTTGTCGAGCCGGTAATGGGCACAGACCGCACGCTGGATTTCCTCGATCGTGATCCGCGGGCGCGCGCTGCGGACATTTTCGGCAAGCCGATCTTCGGCGAGCGCCAGATCGACCTTGGCGCCGGTCAGCGCTGCATAGGCGAGCAGCTTGTTGAGCGCGCCTTCGAGTTCGCGGATGTTGCGCGTGAAATGGCGGACGAGATAGGCGACGACGTCGTCGGGCACTTCGACCATCGGCATGGCGGCAAGGCGCTGGCGGATGATGCGTTCGCGCAGATCGTCCTCGGGCGCCTCGATATCGGCGACAAGCCCGCCCGACAGGCGCGACAGCAGCCGCGCCTCGACCCCGTCGAGCATCGCGGGCGGCCGGTCGGCGGTGACGACGAGCCGCTTGCCCGCGGTCATCAGGTCGTCGATCGTATGGAGCAGCTCTTCCTGCGTCGAGTTCTTGCCGATCACGAACTGCAGATCGTCGAGGAGCAAGAGGTCGGCGGCGCGGAGCCGCGCCTTGAACGCCATCATGTCGCCGCCGCGCATCGCGCCGACGAATTCGAGCATGAATTTTTCCGCCGACATCAGGATGATGGTCGCGGTCGGGTGCGCGGCAGCATAGTCCTGCGCGATTGCCTGCAGGAGATGCGTCTTGCCCTGCCCGGTGCCCGAGCAGAGATAGAGCGGGTTGAACTGCGGCGTTTCCACCATCGCCATGCGGCGCGCCGCATTGGCAGCGAGGATGTTCGAGCGGGCGACGACGAAGCGATCGAAACAGAGCCGCGGATCGAAGCCGAGCAGCGCGGGATTGGCGGCGGGCACGGCAGCAGGCGCTGACGCCTCGAAGCTCGGCAGCGGCGCCGAGGCGAGCACGCTCGCCCGCTCGGCAGCGGCAACTCCGCCGCGCACCGACACGCTGCGCACCGCGGGCAGCAGCTGGCGCCACGCCAGTTCGAGGCGCTCGCCGAATCGTTCGTTGATCCAGTTGGCCGAAAAGCGGCTCGCGGTTTCCAGCGTCACGACGCCCGACAGGGTGCAATATTCGGCGAAACGGACGGGCTTCAGCCAATGATCGAAGGTGCGCGCACCCAGATCGCGGCGCAGCCCTTCGGCCACGCGCGGCCAAAGCGTCGCGGCATCGGCGTTCATCGTTTCCATGCCTGCCTTGTCGTCACGCCTGTCCCCGCTTTGCACCACAATCCATGCCCCCAATATGCCCCCACGGCGGCCCGATCGCCCCGCAGCCCACCACATGCCGATCCGGGCGCCCACGCCGGGGCGCAAGCATCCTGTCCCGGGCGCGCAGCCCGAAGCTTTCCGAATCATGTCGATGTGGCGGCCGCCGGCGAAGGCCAACGACGCCTTTTTCTAGGCAGGGGG
It encodes:
- the dnaA gene encoding chromosomal replication initiator protein DnaA, translating into MNADAATLWPRVAEGLRRDLGARTFDHWLKPVRFAEYCTLSGVVTLETASRFSANWINERFGERLELAWRQLLPAVRSVSVRGGVAAAERASVLASAPLPSFEASAPAAVPAANPALLGFDPRLCFDRFVVARSNILAANAARRMAMVETPQFNPLYLCSGTGQGKTHLLQAIAQDYAAAHPTATIILMSAEKFMLEFVGAMRGGDMMAFKARLRAADLLLLDDLQFVIGKNSTQEELLHTIDDLMTAGKRLVVTADRPPAMLDGVEARLLSRLSGGLVADIEAPEDDLRERIIRQRLAAMPMVEVPDDVVAYLVRHFTRNIRELEGALNKLLAYAALTGAKVDLALAEDRLAENVRSARPRITIEEIQRAVCAHYRLDKAEMASKRRVRAVARPRQVAMYLAKELTPRSYPEIGRRFGGRDHSTVIHAVRTVEALRVTDSELDAEIAAIRRSLNN
- a CDS encoding TetR/AcrR family transcriptional regulator; the encoded protein is MSAPRVKTRDRILAAALRLFNEQRFGSVSTAAIAADVGIAEGNLWYHFRSKRALLDAISADFAEAIEERLQLQPSDDGDLIEEYVALLACMQRELHTFRFLYRDRADYGESSPIILDHIDGWYERVHGQLMLYLGAMIDRGYLDWSRARLGDLCTNALVILRFGLEYQREMDPAAVGDLDSARWTVERHLTLFEDRLDPAAARRFHRAIEQADLQA
- a CDS encoding ATP12 family chaperone protein — protein: MKRFWKNAATVPQDGGRGIALDGRPVRTPARAPLVVPSERLAEAIAAEWNAQGSDIDPAAMPMTGIANAAIDLATGDRAAFAETIAAYAQTDLLCYRDDRDAALQGEQASAWNPLLAWAEARHGIEFALAQGVLPIDQPAATVAALREAVHALDPFRLAPLSPLVTIGGSLVAGLALVEDAFAADMLWEAVSLDELYQERRWGADSEAQKARDRRAADWGNAARFLRLL
- a CDS encoding acyl-CoA synthetase, with the protein product MHPSVHAASSPDKPAVIVAETGETISYAELDAASNRAAQLFRSHGLKHDDVVAFMLENTPHYYGLTWGAQRAGLRYVCISSRLTQDETDYILENSGAKMLVVSASLASAALQLETRIERYSMGGAIDGWPRIEDALAAMPATRIADERAGVDMLYSSGTTGRPKGVKVPLPEEEEIDAPNSLVMLASAAFGINADSIYLSPAPLYHAAPLRWSMTIHRLGGTVVLMKKFDPEAALAAIQHYHCNAAQFVPTHFVRMLKLPAEVRAQYDVSSMKSAIHAAAPCPVPVKQAMIDWWGPVLLEYYAGSEGNGMTFATSQDWLAHKGTVGRAILGTVHIVGEDNETEVPVGEEGAVFFESDNVFEYHDDPEKTASSRNSKGWSTLGDVGKLDADGFLYLTDRKSFMIISGGVNIYPQEIENHLVTHPRVADVAVVGGPHEEMGEEVIAVIQPADMADATDEFRDELGAYARQKLSGVKVPRRIDFMEALPRHDTGKLYKRLLRDQYWEKKA
- a CDS encoding 2-hydroxychromene-2-carboxylate isomerase, which codes for MPRQLEFFFDLSSPWTYLAFTNVQPLIARTGASATFRPILVGGVFNAVNQSVYAAREQSGNRKLQHSWKVLGDWARLAGVEMNFPSRWHPAKSVAAMRFATALEPDQPALIAFARAAFESYFGAQDNLDDPAVLEAAATRAGLDGAAIRDAAASDSVKARLRANTDEVIARGGYGSPSMFVDGDDMYFGNDQLPLVEAALLKA
- a CDS encoding crotonase/enoyl-CoA hydratase family protein, translating into MQDRISITMLDDGIADVRLIRTDKMNALDGAMWEALAAAVDQLKATAGLRVVVLSGEGRAFCAGLDLSSLGGERDPGATSAGGGLAERTRGLANNAQYAAWGWRELPVPVIAAVHGVAFGAGSQIMAAADIRIVHPDTRIAIMEMRWGLVPDVAGMALWRTQVADDVLREMIYTNREFNGVEAKALGFATHVAEEPLAKAMELAGVIAGKNPHAIRGAKRLCNMLADASDAEILQAESDEQIKVIRTPNQMEAVMAHMQKRKPDFAD
- a CDS encoding FMN-binding negative transcriptional regulator, with amino-acid sequence MHPNPAFRPRQDDLAALLVREIGFAAIFAATPDGPRVAHAPVVLSADATTLQFHLARGNGLTKHLAGAPALAVVQGPDAYVSANWYTDAATAVPTWNYVAVEMEGVPRKLGDAELVAQLDTLSMLHEARVGENPPWTRAKLDASYFARLTSAITGFEMRISAWRPTVKLSQNKVAAERERVAAGIERTGHGALAHLMRQLAGDKAGA